The following coding sequences lie in one Catharus ustulatus isolate bCatUst1 chromosome 5, bCatUst1.pri.v2, whole genome shotgun sequence genomic window:
- the SEPTIN11 gene encoding septin-11 isoform X1 — translation MAVAVGRPANNDDLRNLSLSGHVGFDSLPDQLVNKSTSQGFCFNILCVGETGIGKSTLMDTLFNTKFESEPATHNEPGVRLKARSYELQESNVRLKLTIVDTVGFGDQINKDDSYKPIVEYIDAQFEAYLQEELKIKRSLFNYHDTRIHACLYFIAPTGHSLKSLDLVTMKKLDSKVNIIPIIAKADTIAKNELHKFKSKIMSELVSNGVQIYQFPTDEETVAEINATMSVHLPFAVVGSTEEVKIGNKMAKARQYPWGVVQVENENHCDFVKLREMLIRVNMEDLREQTHTRHYELYRRCKLEEMGFKDTDPDSKPFSLQETYEAKRNEFLGELQKKEDEMRQMFVMRVKEKEAELKEAEKDLHEKFDHLKRTHQEEKKKVEDKKKELEEELSNFQKKKAAAQLLQSQAQQAGSQQTKKDKDKKNASFT, via the exons AACAACGATGACCTCAGGAACCTGTCCCTGTCCGGCCACGTGGGCTTTGACAGCCTCCCTGACCAGCTGGTCAACAAGTCAACGTCACAGGGCTTCTGCTTCAACATCCTGTGTGTGG GTGAGACTGGCATCGGCAAGTCGACGCTGATGGACACTCTGTTCAACACCAAGTTCGAGAGCGAGCCCGCCACGCACAACGAGCCCGGCGTCAGGTTGAAAGCCCGGAGCTAcgagctgcaggagagcaatGTGCGCCTCAAGCTGACCATTGTGGACACGGTGGGCTTTGGAGACCAGATCAACAAGGATGACAG CTACAAGCCCATAGTGGAGTACATTGACGCACAGTTCGAAGCCTacctgcaggaagagctgaagATCAAACGCTCGCTGTTCAACTACCACGACACGCGGATCCACGCCTGCCTCTACTTCATTGCTCCCACCGGACACTCGCTCAAGTCCCTGGACTTGGTCACCATGAAGAAGCTCGACAGTAAG GTGAACATCATCCCCATCATTGCCAAGGCTGACACCATTGCAAAGAACGAGTTGCACAAGTTCAAGAGTAAAATCATGAGCGAGCTGGTCAGCAACGGCGTCCAGATCTACCAGTTCCCGACGGACGAGGAGACGGTGGCCGAGATCAATGCCACCATGAGT GTCCACCTTCCTTTTGCCGTGGTTGGCAGCACTGAAGAAGTGAAGATTGGCAACAAGATGGCGAAAGCCAGGCAGTACCCCTGGGGTGTGGTACAGG TTGAGAATGAAAACCACTGTGACTTTGTGAAGCTGCGGGAGATGCTGATCCGGGTGAACATGGAGGACCTGCGGGAGCAGACGCACACCCGGCACTACGAGCTGTACCGGCGCTGCAAGCTGGAGGAGATGGGCTTCAAGGACACAGACCCAGACAGCAAACCTTTCAG TCTCCAAGAGACTTATGAAGCAAAGAGGAATGAATTCCTGGGCGAGCTCCAGAAGAAGGAGGATGAAATGAGGCAGATGTTTGTGATGCGAgtgaaggagaaggaagcagagctgaaggAAGCAGAGAAGGAT CTCCACGAAAAGTTTGACCATCTAAAGAGGACTCaccaagaagagaagaaaaaggtggaagacaaaaagaaggaaCTTGAGGAAGAGCTGAGCAACTTTCAAAAGaagaaggcagcagctcagctatTACAGTCACAGGCTCAGCAGGCAGGTTCTCAACAAACCAAGAAAGACAAGGACAAGAAAAA TGCAAGCTTCACATAA
- the SEPTIN11 gene encoding septin-11 isoform X2 yields the protein MAVAVGRPANNDDLRNLSLSGHVGFDSLPDQLVNKSTSQGFCFNILCVGETGIGKSTLMDTLFNTKFESEPATHNEPGVRLKARSYELQESNVRLKLTIVDTVGFGDQINKDDSYKPIVEYIDAQFEAYLQEELKIKRSLFNYHDTRIHACLYFIAPTGHSLKSLDLVTMKKLDSKVNIIPIIAKADTIAKNELHKFKSKIMSELVSNGVQIYQFPTDEETVAEINATMSVHLPFAVVGSTEEVKIGNKMAKARQYPWGVVQVENENHCDFVKLREMLIRVNMEDLREQTHTRHYELYRRCKLEEMGFKDTDPDSKPFSLQETYEAKRNEFLGELQKKEDEMRQMFVMRVKEKEAELKEAEKDLHEKFDHLKRTHQEEKKKVEDKKKELEEELSNFQKKKAAAQLLQSQAQQAGSQQTKKDKDKKNFFFM from the exons AACAACGATGACCTCAGGAACCTGTCCCTGTCCGGCCACGTGGGCTTTGACAGCCTCCCTGACCAGCTGGTCAACAAGTCAACGTCACAGGGCTTCTGCTTCAACATCCTGTGTGTGG GTGAGACTGGCATCGGCAAGTCGACGCTGATGGACACTCTGTTCAACACCAAGTTCGAGAGCGAGCCCGCCACGCACAACGAGCCCGGCGTCAGGTTGAAAGCCCGGAGCTAcgagctgcaggagagcaatGTGCGCCTCAAGCTGACCATTGTGGACACGGTGGGCTTTGGAGACCAGATCAACAAGGATGACAG CTACAAGCCCATAGTGGAGTACATTGACGCACAGTTCGAAGCCTacctgcaggaagagctgaagATCAAACGCTCGCTGTTCAACTACCACGACACGCGGATCCACGCCTGCCTCTACTTCATTGCTCCCACCGGACACTCGCTCAAGTCCCTGGACTTGGTCACCATGAAGAAGCTCGACAGTAAG GTGAACATCATCCCCATCATTGCCAAGGCTGACACCATTGCAAAGAACGAGTTGCACAAGTTCAAGAGTAAAATCATGAGCGAGCTGGTCAGCAACGGCGTCCAGATCTACCAGTTCCCGACGGACGAGGAGACGGTGGCCGAGATCAATGCCACCATGAGT GTCCACCTTCCTTTTGCCGTGGTTGGCAGCACTGAAGAAGTGAAGATTGGCAACAAGATGGCGAAAGCCAGGCAGTACCCCTGGGGTGTGGTACAGG TTGAGAATGAAAACCACTGTGACTTTGTGAAGCTGCGGGAGATGCTGATCCGGGTGAACATGGAGGACCTGCGGGAGCAGACGCACACCCGGCACTACGAGCTGTACCGGCGCTGCAAGCTGGAGGAGATGGGCTTCAAGGACACAGACCCAGACAGCAAACCTTTCAG TCTCCAAGAGACTTATGAAGCAAAGAGGAATGAATTCCTGGGCGAGCTCCAGAAGAAGGAGGATGAAATGAGGCAGATGTTTGTGATGCGAgtgaaggagaaggaagcagagctgaaggAAGCAGAGAAGGAT CTCCACGAAAAGTTTGACCATCTAAAGAGGACTCaccaagaagagaagaaaaaggtggaagacaaaaagaaggaaCTTGAGGAAGAGCTGAGCAACTTTCAAAAGaagaaggcagcagctcagctatTACAGTCACAGGCTCAGCAGGCAGGTTCTCAACAAACCAAGAAAGACAAGGACAAGAAAAA CTTCTTCTTTATGTAA
- the CCNI gene encoding cyclin-I, translated as MKFSGPLESQRLSLLLEMAISREAQMWKAHVPKIQPNQDVAISPRQRDEVIQWLAKLKYQFHLYPETLALAISLLDRFLAAVKARPKYLNCIAISCFFLAAKTIEEDERIPVLKVLARDSFCGCSPAEIRRMEKIILDKLNWDLHMATPLDFLHIFHAVAVSSRPQLLALLPAASPSQHVAALTKQLLHCMACFQLLQFKGSMLALAIVSLELEKLLPDWLALIIELLQKAQMDSSQLIHCRELVAHHLSTVQPSLLPNPVYVYSPLQQTLVTCNRGAFHRQPSSVPGPGFSQDNGRPEAPVTATAALYPRLPAPAGGCKPGSAKRKVEEMEVDDFYDGIKRLYNEELAPEAVALESVGSVCGADVSRQEGSVSPCPPLQPVSVM; from the exons GATGTAGCCATTTCTCCAAGGCAGAGGGATGAGGTCATCCAGTGGCTGGCCAAGCTCAAGTACCAGTTCCACCTTTACCCAGAAACGCTCGCCCTGGCCATCAGCCTCTTGGACAGGTTTTTAGCAGCAGTGAAG GCCCGTCCCAAGTACCTGAACTGTATTGCAATCAGCTGCTTCTTCCTCGCTGCAAAGACCATTGAGGAAGATGAG AGGATTCCAGTACTGAAAGTGTTGGCTCGGGATAGCTTTTGTGGTTGTTCTCCAGCTGAAATTCGCAGAATGGAGAAGATCATCCTGGATAAACTGAACTGGGATCTTCACATGGCAACGCCACTGGATTTCCTTCATATT TTCCACGCCGTGGCGGTGTCCAGCAGGCCGCAGCTCCTGGCGCTGCTGCCCGCGGCCAGCCCCTCGCAGCACGTGGCGGCGCTCaccaagcagctgctgcactgcatggcctgtttccagctgctgcagttcaAGGGCTCCATGCTGGCGCTGGCCATCgtcagcctggagctggagaagctgctccCCGACTGGCTGGCTCTCATCATCGAGCTGCTCCAGAAGGCGCAG ATGGACAGCTCGCAGCTGATCCACTGCCGGGAGCTCGTGGCACATCACCTTTCCACTGTGCAGCCTTCTCTGCTGCCCAACCCTGTATATGTCTACAGTCCCCTCCAGCAGACCCTGGTGACCTGTAACAGAGGAGCGTTCCACCGCCAGCCCTCCTCTGTCCCAGGGCCGGGTTTCTCCCAGGACAACGGCCGGCCAGAAGCGCCCGTCACAGCTACAGCTGCGCTCTACCCGCGCCTGCCCGCCCCCGCCGGCGGCTGCAAGCCCGGCTCCGCCAAGCGCAAGGTGGAGGAGATGGAAGTGGATGACTTCTACGATGGCATCAAGCGCCTCTACAACGAAGAGCTGGCTCCGGAGGCGGTGGCCCTGGAGAGCGTGGGCTCTGTTTGCGGCGCCGACGTGTCGCGGCAGGAGGGCAGCGTGTCCCCTTGCCCGCCTCTGCAGCCCGTGTCTGTCATGTAG